One Kineococcus radiotolerans SRS30216 = ATCC BAA-149 DNA window includes the following coding sequences:
- a CDS encoding PucR family transcriptional regulator, which translates to MVVLADLLTTRSLDLRLLGGDPSVPVRWVATSELDDPTAFLEGGELLLTTGLRTPRAGWAGWAERLRAAGVSGVGFGTGLSHRAVPRTLVGAAAAQGLALVEVPVPTPFIAVSRRLADLLRRGENDAEAAAARTQRDLAVDAAGPDGVGAVLRRVARSAGGPAWLLDPGGAVRAATTAAPPPPEAVAGLHRVRDQGVRAAWRDVSPQRSLLLRATGSAGSGWLLVACAPATPRAVSGTVGTAAALLGLLTARAAAPAGLAEATLALLLEGRADLAARLAEAAGAPLPDPLVVVRWTGSPPGTAWHDDRHAVLAPGDVGDPPPGARWGVSGTLPAARAAEGVRPAGAAHTRTGPHRALARAGTGALAEVLDPGAVRPWSRRRLAPLAAVEDGAVLRASARAFLEHHGARQPTADALGVHRNTVRHRVARLEALLGISLDSAADRAELWLALTADEAG; encoded by the coding sequence GTGGTGGTGCTGGCGGATCTCCTGACGACCCGGTCCCTGGACCTGCGCCTGCTCGGCGGCGACCCCTCGGTGCCGGTGCGCTGGGTGGCCACCAGCGAGCTCGACGACCCCACGGCGTTCCTGGAGGGCGGGGAGCTGCTGCTCACCACGGGGCTGCGGACGCCGCGGGCCGGGTGGGCGGGCTGGGCGGAGCGCCTCCGGGCCGCCGGGGTGTCCGGGGTGGGGTTCGGGACCGGGCTCAGCCACCGCGCGGTGCCGCGGACCCTGGTCGGCGCCGCGGCCGCGCAGGGCCTCGCCCTCGTCGAGGTCCCCGTGCCCACCCCCTTCATCGCGGTCTCCCGGCGCCTGGCGGACCTGCTGCGGCGCGGGGAGAACGACGCGGAGGCCGCGGCCGCCCGCACCCAGCGCGACCTCGCCGTGGACGCGGCGGGGCCGGACGGGGTGGGGGCGGTCCTGCGCCGCGTCGCCCGCAGCGCCGGCGGGCCGGCCTGGCTGCTGGACCCCGGCGGCGCCGTGCGCGCGGCGACCACCGCGGCCCCGCCGCCCCCGGAGGCGGTGGCGGGGCTGCACCGCGTCCGCGACCAGGGGGTGCGCGCGGCCTGGCGCGACGTCTCGCCGCAGCGGTCGCTGCTGCTGCGCGCCACCGGCTCCGCGGGCTCGGGGTGGCTGCTCGTGGCCTGCGCCCCCGCCACCCCGCGCGCCGTCTCCGGGACGGTGGGGACGGCGGCGGCGCTGCTGGGGCTGCTGACCGCGCGGGCGGCCGCGCCCGCCGGCCTCGCCGAGGCCACCCTCGCCCTGCTGCTGGAGGGGCGCGCGGACCTGGCCGCGCGGCTGGCCGAGGCCGCCGGCGCCCCGCTGCCCGACCCCCTCGTCGTCGTCCGCTGGACGGGCAGCCCGCCCGGCACCGCGTGGCACGACGACCGGCACGCGGTCCTCGCCCCCGGGGACGTCGGGGACCCCCCGCCGGGAGCCCGGTGGGGGGTCAGCGGGACCCTGCCCGCGGCCCGCGCCGCCGAGGGGGTCCGTCCCGCCGGCGCCGCCCACACCCGCACCGGCCCGCACCGGGCGCTGGCCCGGGCCGGGACCGGCGCGCTGGCCGAGGTCCTGGACCCCGGCGCGGTGCGGCCGTGGTCGCGGCGGCGGCTGGCGCCGCTGGCCGCGGTCGAGGACGGGGCCGTGCTGCGGGCCAGCGCCCGGGCCTTCCTCGAGCACCACGGCGCCCGGCAACCCACCGCCGACGCCCTCGGGGTGCACCGCAACACCGTCCGGCACCGGGTGGCGCGCCTGGAGGCGCTGCTGGGGATCTCGCTGGACTCCGCCGCCGACCGCGCCGAGCTCTGGCTCGCCCTCACGGCCGACGAGGCGGGCTGA
- the gabT gene encoding 4-aminobutyrate--2-oxoglutarate transaminase, giving the protein MTTLSSPDATSAPAVGGPALPQEIRLRTEVPGPLSRELAARRVAAVSAAVGSSMPFYAAVAGGGVVVDVDGNSYADLGSGIAVTTVGNADPAVVAAVGEQVGRFTHTCFMITPYDSYVAVAERLNALTPGDFPKRTALFSTGAEAVENAVKVARAFTGRQAVVVFDHAYHGRTNLTMAMTAKNMPYKNGFGPFAPEVYRAPLSYPFRDGLDGPTAAARAIATIEKQVGAANLAAVVVEPVQGEGGFIVPAPGFLPAIAAWARENGVVFVADEVQTGIARTGAVFASHLEGIEPDLVTIAKGVAGGLPLAAVTGRAEILDAPVVGGLGGTYGGNPAACAAALATLDAVEHEDLPARARQLEGVLLRRLHALAAVDPRVGDVRGRGAMVAVELVRPGTTEPDAALAKRVAADAARRGVIVLTCGTDGNVLRFLPPLSIPDALLEEAFDVLDDVFATDRPTAR; this is encoded by the coding sequence ATGACGACCCTCAGCAGCCCCGACGCGACGAGCGCCCCCGCGGTGGGCGGCCCGGCCCTGCCCCAGGAGATCCGGCTGCGCACCGAGGTCCCCGGGCCCCTCTCGCGCGAGCTCGCCGCGCGGCGGGTGGCCGCCGTCTCCGCCGCCGTGGGGTCCTCGATGCCCTTCTACGCCGCGGTCGCCGGCGGCGGGGTCGTCGTCGACGTCGACGGGAACTCCTACGCCGACCTCGGCTCCGGCATCGCCGTGACGACCGTCGGGAACGCCGACCCCGCCGTCGTCGCCGCCGTGGGCGAGCAGGTCGGGCGCTTCACCCACACCTGCTTCATGATCACCCCCTACGACTCCTACGTCGCGGTCGCCGAGCGCCTCAACGCGCTGACCCCCGGCGACTTCCCCAAGCGCACCGCGCTGTTCTCCACCGGCGCCGAGGCCGTGGAGAACGCCGTCAAGGTCGCCCGCGCCTTCACCGGCCGCCAGGCCGTCGTCGTCTTCGACCACGCCTACCACGGCCGCACCAACCTCACGATGGCCATGACGGCCAAGAACATGCCGTACAAGAACGGCTTCGGGCCCTTCGCCCCCGAGGTCTACCGCGCCCCCCTGAGCTACCCCTTCCGCGACGGCCTCGACGGCCCCACCGCCGCCGCCCGCGCGATCGCCACCATCGAGAAGCAGGTCGGGGCCGCGAACCTCGCCGCCGTCGTCGTCGAGCCGGTCCAGGGCGAGGGCGGGTTCATCGTGCCCGCCCCCGGGTTCCTGCCCGCGATCGCGGCCTGGGCGAGGGAGAACGGCGTCGTCTTCGTCGCCGACGAGGTGCAGACCGGCATCGCCCGCACCGGCGCGGTGTTCGCCTCGCACCTGGAGGGGATCGAACCGGACCTGGTGACCATCGCCAAGGGCGTCGCCGGCGGTCTGCCGCTGGCCGCGGTCACCGGCCGCGCCGAGATCCTCGACGCCCCCGTCGTCGGCGGTCTGGGCGGCACCTACGGCGGCAACCCCGCCGCCTGCGCCGCCGCCCTGGCCACCCTCGACGCGGTGGAGCACGAGGACCTGCCCGCCCGGGCCCGGCAGCTGGAGGGGGTCCTCCTCCGCCGCCTGCACGCCCTGGCCGCCGTCGACCCCCGCGTCGGCGACGTCCGCGGACGCGGCGCGATGGTCGCCGTGGAGCTCGTCCGGCCCGGGACCACCGAACCCGACGCCGCGCTGGCCAAGCGGGTCGCCGCCGACGCCGCCCGGCGCGGGGTCATCGTCCTGACCTGCGGCACCGATGGCAACGTCCTGCGCTTCCTGCCCCCGCTGAGCATCCCCGACGCGTTGCTGGAGGAGGCGTTCGACGTCCTCGACGACGTCTTCGCCACCGACCGGCCCACCGCGCGCTGA
- a CDS encoding DivIVA domain-containing protein, which translates to MSASPERALPLSQLLQERPARVGGLRRGYRVEDVDAFFRHVAAAVPVGRVASGQVRAVGFGAQFRGYDVADTDALLAEIEDGLARRERARSLAQTDQRPFSERRAALGAAVAGRLEEPAGERFPRAHGLRRGYRPADVDALCDLLAEHFRGTAKLTAAEVRAALFRPRRGRRGYREAPVDAFLDRVVELMVTFER; encoded by the coding sequence GTGAGCGCGAGCCCCGAGCGGGCCCTGCCGCTGTCGCAGCTGCTGCAGGAGCGCCCGGCGCGCGTCGGGGGGCTGCGCCGCGGGTACCGCGTGGAGGACGTCGACGCGTTCTTCCGCCACGTCGCCGCCGCGGTCCCGGTGGGCCGGGTCGCCTCCGGGCAGGTCCGGGCGGTGGGGTTCGGTGCGCAGTTCCGCGGGTACGACGTCGCCGACACCGACGCCCTGCTGGCCGAGATCGAGGACGGGCTGGCCCGCCGCGAGCGGGCGCGGTCGCTGGCCCAGACCGACCAGCGGCCGTTCTCCGAGCGCCGGGCCGCCCTCGGCGCGGCCGTCGCCGGGCGCCTGGAGGAGCCGGCGGGGGAGCGGTTCCCCCGCGCCCACGGCCTGCGCCGCGGGTACCGGCCCGCCGACGTCGACGCGCTCTGCGACCTGCTCGCCGAGCACTTCCGCGGCACCGCGAAGCTCACCGCCGCTGAGGTCCGCGCAGCGCTGTTCCGGCCTCGCCGCGGCCGGCGCGGCTACCGCGAGGCACCCGTGGACGCCTTCCTCGACCGCGTCGTGGAGCTGATGGTCACCTTCGAGCGGTGA
- a CDS encoding NAD-dependent succinate-semialdehyde dehydrogenase has translation MSTTQHEQDLVRAVPTGLFVGGGWREAEGGRTVDVEDPATGQVLVAVSDASVADGTAALDAAVAAAPAWARTPTRQRAEVLRRAFELITARADDFALLMTLEMGKPLAEARGEVAYGAEFFRWFSEEAPRIAGRYAQNPAGGSRLLTLKQPVGPVLAILPWNFPLAMGTRKIAPALAAGCTIVVKPATQTPLTTLLLAQVLAEAGVPDGVVNVVTTTSTAEVVEPLVRDPRLRKLTFTGSTPVGKKLVAQSAERLLRVSMELGGNAPFLVFDDADLDAAVEGAVAAKMRNTGEACTAANRFYVQRPVAEEFSRRLGERLGAMVVGRGTEDGVQVGPLIDARARDGVARRVSEAVDAGAQVLVGGSPVGERGYFYAPTVLTGVPAGSRLLTEETFGPVAPVVVFDEEAEGVALANDTEYGLVGYAFTRGLDRGFRVAEALETGMVGLNAGVISNAAAPFGGVKASGFGREGGAEGIEEYLETKYVGFPL, from the coding sequence GTGAGCACCACGCAGCACGAGCAGGACCTCGTCCGCGCCGTCCCCACCGGGTTGTTCGTCGGCGGGGGCTGGCGCGAGGCCGAGGGCGGGCGCACCGTCGACGTGGAGGATCCCGCCACCGGGCAGGTCCTGGTCGCCGTCTCCGACGCGAGCGTCGCCGACGGCACCGCCGCCCTCGACGCCGCCGTCGCCGCCGCCCCCGCCTGGGCCCGCACCCCGACCCGCCAGCGCGCCGAGGTCCTGCGCCGCGCCTTCGAGCTCATCACCGCCCGCGCCGACGACTTCGCCCTGCTCATGACCCTGGAGATGGGCAAGCCGCTGGCCGAGGCCCGCGGCGAGGTGGCCTACGGCGCGGAGTTCTTCCGGTGGTTCTCCGAGGAGGCCCCCCGCATCGCCGGCCGCTACGCCCAGAACCCCGCCGGCGGGTCCCGGCTGCTGACCCTCAAGCAGCCCGTGGGCCCCGTCCTGGCCATCCTGCCGTGGAACTTCCCCCTCGCCATGGGCACCCGCAAGATCGCCCCCGCGCTCGCGGCCGGCTGCACGATCGTGGTGAAGCCGGCCACCCAGACCCCGCTGACGACGCTGCTGCTGGCGCAGGTGCTGGCCGAGGCCGGGGTGCCCGACGGCGTCGTCAACGTCGTCACCACGACCTCGACGGCGGAGGTCGTCGAGCCCCTCGTGCGCGACCCGCGCCTGCGCAAGCTCACCTTCACCGGGTCCACCCCGGTGGGGAAGAAGCTCGTCGCCCAGTCCGCCGAGCGCCTGCTGCGGGTGTCGATGGAGCTCGGCGGCAACGCCCCGTTCCTCGTCTTCGACGACGCCGACCTCGACGCGGCCGTGGAGGGCGCGGTCGCGGCCAAGATGCGCAACACCGGGGAGGCGTGCACCGCGGCCAACCGCTTCTACGTGCAGCGGCCGGTGGCGGAGGAGTTCTCCCGCCGCCTCGGCGAGCGCCTGGGCGCGATGGTCGTGGGGCGCGGCACCGAGGACGGCGTCCAGGTCGGCCCGCTCATCGACGCCCGCGCCCGCGACGGGGTGGCGCGACGCGTCTCCGAGGCCGTCGACGCGGGCGCGCAGGTCCTCGTCGGGGGTTCCCCCGTCGGGGAGCGCGGGTACTTCTACGCCCCCACCGTCCTCACCGGCGTCCCCGCCGGGTCGCGGCTGCTGACCGAGGAGACCTTCGGCCCGGTCGCCCCCGTCGTCGTCTTCGACGAGGAGGCCGAGGGCGTCGCGCTGGCCAACGACACCGAGTACGGCCTCGTCGGGTACGCCTTCACCCGGGGCCTGGACCGCGGGTTCCGCGTCGCGGAGGCCCTGGAGACGGGGATGGTCGGGCTGAACGCCGGGGTGATCTCCAACGCCGCCGCCCCCTTCGGCGGGGTGAAGGCCAGCGGCTTCGGGCGCGAGGGCGGCGCGGAGGGCATCGAGGAGTACCTCGAGACGAAGTACGTGGGCTTCCCGCTCTGA
- the frr gene encoding ribosome recycling factor: MIDDTLLEAEEKMEKAIEVAKGDFGAIRTGRANAAMFHKIMVDYYGAPTPLQQLASFQIPEARSVLITPFDRAAMSEIEKALRNSDLGVNPGNDGNVIRIVLPQLTEERRKDYIKIARTKAEDARVSLRNVRRRAKEELDRIVKDGEAGEDEVGRAEKELEAVTKKHVDAIDELLKNKEAELLAV, translated from the coding sequence GTGATCGACGACACCCTCCTCGAGGCCGAGGAGAAGATGGAGAAGGCGATCGAGGTCGCCAAGGGGGACTTCGGCGCCATCCGCACCGGCCGGGCCAACGCGGCCATGTTCCACAAGATCATGGTCGACTACTACGGCGCGCCGACCCCGTTGCAGCAGCTGGCCAGCTTCCAGATCCCCGAGGCCCGCTCGGTGCTCATCACCCCCTTCGACCGGGCGGCGATGAGCGAGATCGAGAAGGCGCTGCGCAACTCCGACCTCGGCGTCAACCCGGGCAACGACGGCAACGTGATCCGGATCGTGCTGCCGCAGCTGACCGAGGAGCGCCGCAAGGACTACATCAAGATCGCCCGCACCAAGGCCGAGGACGCGCGCGTCTCGCTGCGCAACGTCCGTCGTCGCGCCAAGGAGGAGCTGGACCGCATCGTCAAGGACGGCGAGGCCGGCGAGGACGAGGTGGGCCGGGCGGAGAAGGAGCTCGAGGCCGTCACCAAGAAGCACGTCGACGCCATCGACGAGCTGCTGAAGAACAAGGAAGCCGAGCTGCTCGCGGTCTGA
- the rlmN gene encoding 23S rRNA (adenine(2503)-C(2))-methyltransferase RlmN: MTTPLDTPTREPLPLAPAGPGKLVMSAPRRGKPPRHFVDLEPAERGPAMVELGEKAFRGKQLATQWFERLEDDPARMTDLPAASRTRIAEALLPTLLTPIRTLTADGGTTIKSLYRLHDGALVESVLMRYKNRDTICISSQAGCGMNCPFCATGQAGLTRNLSTAEIVEQVTAASRALARDEVPGGPGRVSNVVFMGMGEALANYKSAVAAVRRLVSPAPDGLGISARGVTMSTVGLVPAIDKFAQEGIAATLALSLHAPDDELRDELVPINQRWKVGEALDAARRYFEATGRRVSIEYALIKDINDQAWRADRLGKLLNARGRGWVHVNPIPLNPTPGSKWTASDPAVERAFVAALENRGIPTTVRDTRGSDIDGACGQLAAIGPEQPRA, from the coding sequence ATGACGACTCCCCTGGACACCCCCACCCGCGAACCGCTGCCCCTGGCGCCCGCCGGACCCGGCAAGCTCGTGATGTCGGCCCCCCGCCGCGGCAAGCCGCCGCGGCACTTCGTCGACCTCGAACCGGCCGAGCGCGGGCCCGCGATGGTGGAGCTGGGGGAGAAGGCCTTCCGCGGCAAGCAGCTGGCCACCCAGTGGTTCGAGCGCCTCGAGGACGACCCGGCGAGGATGACGGACCTGCCCGCCGCCAGCCGCACGAGGATCGCCGAGGCGCTGCTGCCGACGCTGCTCACCCCGATCCGCACCCTCACCGCCGACGGCGGCACCACGATCAAGTCGCTGTACCGCCTGCACGACGGCGCCCTCGTGGAGTCGGTGCTCATGCGCTACAAGAACCGCGACACCATCTGCATCTCCAGCCAGGCCGGCTGCGGCATGAACTGCCCCTTCTGCGCCACCGGGCAGGCCGGCCTGACCCGCAACCTGTCCACGGCGGAGATCGTCGAGCAGGTCACCGCCGCCTCGCGCGCGCTGGCCCGCGACGAGGTCCCCGGTGGGCCCGGGCGCGTCAGCAACGTCGTGTTCATGGGCATGGGGGAGGCGCTGGCCAACTACAAGTCCGCCGTCGCCGCGGTGCGCCGCCTCGTCTCGCCCGCCCCCGACGGGCTGGGCATCTCCGCGCGCGGCGTCACCATGTCCACGGTGGGGCTGGTCCCGGCCATCGACAAGTTCGCGCAGGAGGGCATCGCGGCCACCCTGGCGCTGAGCCTGCACGCCCCCGACGACGAGCTGCGCGACGAGCTCGTCCCGATCAACCAGCGGTGGAAGGTCGGGGAGGCCCTCGACGCCGCCCGCCGCTACTTCGAGGCCACCGGGCGCCGGGTCAGTATCGAGTACGCCCTCATCAAGGACATCAACGACCAGGCCTGGCGGGCGGACCGCCTGGGCAAGCTGCTCAACGCCCGCGGGCGCGGCTGGGTCCACGTCAACCCCATCCCGCTGAACCCGACGCCGGGCTCGAAGTGGACCGCCAGCGACCCGGCCGTGGAGCGCGCCTTCGTCGCGGCGCTGGAGAACCGCGGCATCCCCACCACCGTCCGCGACACCCGCGGCAGCGACATCGACGGGGCCTGCGGGCAGCTGGCGGCGATCGGCCCCGAGCAGCCGCGCGCGTGA
- a CDS encoding pyridoxamine 5'-phosphate oxidase family protein yields the protein MALDPADLPPSALEFLAERHLATVTTLRADGSPHVVPVGFTFEAATGTVRIITSGTSRKAVHARRGSRVVVAQVDGRRWLALEGVGTVLEDAASVRDAEERYAARYRTPRPNPARVVVAFTVDRVLGSVPPWD from the coding sequence ATGGCCCTCGACCCCGCCGACCTGCCCCCCAGCGCGCTGGAGTTCCTCGCCGAACGCCACCTGGCCACCGTCACCACGCTGCGCGCCGACGGGTCCCCGCACGTCGTGCCCGTGGGCTTCACCTTCGAGGCCGCCACCGGCACGGTGCGCATCATCACCTCGGGCACCTCCCGCAAGGCCGTGCACGCCCGCCGCGGGTCGCGGGTCGTCGTCGCGCAGGTCGACGGGCGGCGCTGGCTCGCCCTGGAGGGCGTCGGGACGGTCCTGGAGGACGCGGCGTCGGTGCGCGACGCCGAGGAGCGCTACGCCGCGCGCTACCGCACGCCGCGCCCGAACCCGGCGCGGGTCGTCGTCGCGTTCACCGTCGACCGGGTGCTGGGCTCGGTGCCGCCGTGGGACTGA
- a CDS encoding phosphatidate cytidylyltransferase, with protein sequence MTSDVTGHPATTDPPRRAGRNLPAAVGIGLGLGAAVVASLFIRPEAFVVFATVAVLYGSVEVVRAFRSRHLRVPVLPPVVGTLAMLPGAYLGGGETLLVAYVLTVFAVLAHRLLGDGGDHGSPVPVPAVRDVAGGLFVVSYVPLLAGFAMLMLAASDGPWRVLVFVLLVVASDVGGYATGVLWGRHPMAPSVSPKKSWEGTAGSLAVGAVTGAIALPLALDGSWWGGALLGLVTVVVAVLGDLSESMLKRDLGIKDMGTLLPGHGGVMDRLDSLLPAAPVVHLLLLVLVGS encoded by the coding sequence GTGACCAGCGACGTGACCGGCCACCCCGCCACCACCGACCCGCCGCGGCGGGCGGGACGCAACCTCCCCGCCGCCGTCGGCATCGGACTCGGTCTCGGGGCCGCCGTCGTCGCCAGCCTGTTCATCCGCCCGGAGGCGTTCGTCGTCTTCGCGACCGTCGCCGTCCTCTACGGCAGCGTCGAGGTGGTGCGGGCCTTCCGCTCGCGCCACCTGCGGGTGCCGGTGCTGCCGCCGGTGGTCGGGACCCTCGCGATGCTGCCGGGGGCCTACCTCGGCGGCGGGGAGACCCTCCTCGTCGCCTACGTCCTCACCGTCTTCGCCGTCCTCGCCCACCGGTTGCTCGGGGACGGCGGCGACCACGGTTCCCCGGTGCCGGTCCCGGCCGTGCGCGACGTCGCCGGCGGGCTCTTCGTCGTCAGCTACGTCCCCCTGCTGGCCGGGTTCGCGATGCTCATGCTCGCCGCGAGCGACGGCCCCTGGCGCGTCCTCGTGTTCGTGCTCCTCGTCGTGGCCAGCGACGTCGGCGGGTACGCGACCGGGGTGCTGTGGGGCCGGCACCCGATGGCCCCCTCGGTCAGCCCCAAGAAGTCGTGGGAGGGGACCGCGGGGTCCCTCGCGGTCGGGGCGGTGACCGGGGCGATCGCGCTGCCGCTGGCGCTGGACGGGTCCTGGTGGGGCGGGGCGCTCCTGGGGCTGGTCACCGTGGTGGTCGCGGTCCTGGGCGATCTGTCGGAGTCGATGCTCAAGCGCGACCTCGGGATCAAGGACATGGGCACCCTGCTGCCCGGTCATGGCGGGGTGATGGACCGCCTGGACTCGCTGCTGCCGGCCGCGCCGGTCGTGCACCTGCTGCTGCTGGTGCTCGTCGGGTCCTGA